From a region of the Procambarus clarkii isolate CNS0578487 chromosome 2, FALCON_Pclarkii_2.0, whole genome shotgun sequence genome:
- the LOC138366225 gene encoding trophinin-like: MFSLSEFRPNQAATLSHIELHDSGLTQITDKVHNAILGKYQSPSLNTDTRAAYLGLGGTSLTYLGLGGTIAPYRGLGGTIDPYLGLGGTIAPYLGIGGTIAPYLGIGGTIAPYLGLGGTIAPYLGIGGTIDPYLGLGGTIAPYLGIGGTIAPYLGLGDTIDPYLGLGGTIDPYLGLGGTIDPYLGIGGIIDPYLGLGGTIAPYLGIGGTIDPYLGLGGTIAPYLGLGGTIDPYLGLGGTIDPYLGLGGTIDPYLGLGGTIDPYFGIGGIVDPYLGLGGTIAPYLGIGGTIAPYLGIGGTVAPYLGLGGTIDPYLGLGGTIAPYLGTIAPYLGIGGTIAPYLGIGGTIAPYLGIGGTIAPYLGIGGTIAPYLGIGGTIDPYFGLGGTVAPYLGLGGTIDPYLSLGGTRAPYLDLGGTRAPYLDLGGTRAPYLGLGGTRAPYLDLGGTRAPYLGLGGTRAPTLILEAL, encoded by the exons ATGTTCTCGCTCTCCGAGTTCAGACCCAAtcaagccgccacgctctcccacatagagctccacgactccggcctcactcag ATTACAGACAAAGTTCACAATGCAATTTTGGGGAAGTACCAAAGTCCTTCACTGAACACGGACACTAGAGCAGCCTACCtcggtcttggaggcactagtctcacctaccttggtcttggaggcactatagCCCCCTAccgtggtcttggaggcactatagacccctaccttggtcttggaggcactatagCCCCCTACCTTGGTATTGGAGGCACTATAGCCCCCTACCTTGGTATTGGAGGCACTATAGCcccctaccttggtcttggaggcactatagCCCCCTACCTTGGTATTGGAGGCACTATAGAcccctaccttggtcttggaggcactatagCCCCCTACCTTGGTATTGGAGGCACTATAGCcccctaccttggtcttggagacACTATAGAcccctaccttggtcttggaggcactatagacccctaccttggtcttggaggcactatagACCCCTACCTTGGTATTGGAGGCATTATAGAcccctaccttggtcttggaggcactatagCCCCCTACCTTGGTATTGGAGGCACTATAGAcccctaccttggtcttggaggcactatagccccctaccttggtcttggaggcactatagacccctaccttggtcttggaggcactatagacccctaccttggtcttggaggcactatagacccctaccttggtcttggaggcactatagACCCCTACTTTGGTATTGGAGGCATTGTAGAcccctaccttggtcttggaggcactatagCCCCCTACCTTGGTATTGGAGGCACTATAGCCCCCTACCTTGGTATTGGAGGCACTGTAGCcccctaccttggtcttggaggcactatagacccctaccttggtcttggaggcactatagCCCCCTACCTTG GCACTATAGCCCCCTACCTTGGTATTGGAGGCACTATAGCCCCCTACCTTGGTATTGGAGGCACTATAGCCCCCTACCTTGGTATTGGAGGCACTATAGCCCCCTACCTTGGTATTGGAGGCACTATAGCCCCCTACCTTGGTATTGGAGGCACTATAGACCCCTActttggtcttggaggcactgtagccccctaccttggtcttggaggcactatagACCCCTACCTTAGTCTTGGAGGCACTAGAGCCCCCTACCTTGATCTTGGAGGCACTAGAGCCCCCTACCTTGATCTTGGAGGCACTAGAGCcccctaccttggtcttggaggcactagagCCCCCTACCTTGATCTTGGAGGCACTAGAGCcccctaccttggtcttggaggcactagagCCCCTACCTTGATCTTGGAGGCACTATAG